The Rhodoferax sediminis genome has a segment encoding these proteins:
- a CDS encoding ABC transporter ATP-binding protein, which translates to MNASATPHPTVPVLAVRNFSVDYGKVRALHDASLQVAAGSIVTVIGPNGAGKSTLLNAVMGVLPSSGEVHFLGQRERGSIEMRVAHGLSLVPEKRELFATMTVEDNLLLGAKVRLDWRGRGAEATQAEVYRLFPRLAERRKQLAGTLSGGERQMLAIGRALMAKPKVLMLDEPSLGLAPLVVREIFHIISGLRQSGVGILLVEQNARAALQVADYGYVLETGRITLEGPAGELMHDARVAATYLGLGKT; encoded by the coding sequence ATGAACGCGTCTGCGACCCCGCATCCGACGGTGCCCGTTCTGGCGGTGCGCAATTTCTCGGTCGACTACGGCAAAGTCCGTGCGTTGCACGACGCCTCGCTACAGGTCGCTGCGGGCAGCATCGTGACCGTGATCGGCCCCAACGGCGCCGGCAAATCCACCCTGCTCAATGCCGTCATGGGCGTGCTGCCGTCCAGCGGAGAGGTGCACTTTCTGGGCCAGCGCGAGCGCGGCTCGATCGAGATGCGCGTGGCACACGGCCTGAGCCTGGTGCCCGAAAAGCGCGAACTGTTCGCCACCATGACGGTCGAAGACAACCTGCTGCTGGGCGCCAAGGTGCGGCTCGATTGGCGCGGCCGCGGCGCCGAGGCGACCCAGGCCGAGGTGTACCGCCTGTTCCCCCGCCTGGCCGAGCGCCGCAAACAACTGGCGGGCACGCTATCGGGTGGTGAACGCCAGATGCTGGCGATCGGCCGCGCGCTGATGGCCAAACCCAAGGTCCTGATGCTCGACGAGCCCAGCCTGGGTCTGGCGCCGCTGGTGGTGCGGGAAATTTTCCACATCATCTCGGGACTCAGGCAAAGCGGCGTCGGCATCCTGCTGGTCGAGCAAAACGCGCGCGCGGCCCTGCAGGTGGCCGACTACGGCTATGTGCTGGAGACCGGCCGCATCACGCTCGAAGGCCCTGCGGGCGAGCTGATGCACGATGCGCGTGTGGCCGCCACCTACCTGGGTCTTGGCAAGACCTGA
- a CDS encoding mechanosensitive ion channel family protein, giving the protein MAGVMAAPPRIDDFHDWFVALTQPTALTELAVLAGCVVLAWGLTWLARRSVGEPPDPNSIWFGRRIIDGVMFPLLLLCVGYMAREALAHRIPMAVFRIAIPVLVSLAAIRLGVKVLQIAFKAAPLVRALERTISWLAWIAMVLWVSGLLPLMLDELDQITWKVGGSRISVTTMIAGALTAGAVLLVTLWISAAIEGRLLRKATGSELSVRIAISNAIRALLMFVGLLVALSAVGIDLTTLSVLGGAIGVGIGLGLQQLAANYVSGFVILAERSVRIGDNVRVDTFEGRITNINARYTLIRSTSGRESIVPNAMMTAQRVENLSLADTRVWLSTVVSVGYESDVDLVMRLLVDAAARCPRVLRDPAPAAALSAFGADGLEFTVGFWISDPENGQLGLRSQINLAILRSLREHHIDIPYPQRVVHVKPN; this is encoded by the coding sequence ATGGCAGGCGTAATGGCTGCACCGCCGCGGATTGACGACTTTCACGACTGGTTTGTCGCGCTGACGCAACCGACGGCGCTGACCGAGCTGGCGGTGCTGGCCGGCTGTGTCGTGCTGGCCTGGGGACTGACCTGGCTGGCGCGCCGATCCGTGGGGGAGCCTCCGGACCCCAACTCCATCTGGTTTGGTCGCAGGATCATTGACGGCGTGATGTTTCCGTTGCTGTTGTTGTGTGTCGGCTATATGGCGCGGGAGGCATTGGCCCACCGGATCCCGATGGCGGTGTTCCGGATCGCGATTCCGGTTCTGGTGTCGCTGGCGGCGATCCGGCTTGGCGTCAAGGTGTTGCAGATTGCCTTCAAGGCGGCACCCCTCGTGCGTGCGCTGGAGCGGACCATCTCGTGGCTGGCCTGGATCGCCATGGTGCTGTGGGTCAGCGGTCTGCTGCCGCTGATGCTCGATGAGCTGGACCAGATTACCTGGAAAGTGGGCGGCAGCCGGATTTCGGTCACGACGATGATCGCGGGCGCGTTGACGGCGGGGGCGGTGCTGCTGGTCACGCTGTGGATCTCGGCGGCCATCGAGGGCCGCCTGCTGCGCAAGGCAACGGGCAGCGAGCTGTCCGTGCGCATTGCCATCAGCAATGCGATCCGCGCGCTGTTGATGTTTGTCGGGTTGCTGGTGGCTTTGTCGGCCGTCGGCATCGATCTCACGACACTCTCGGTGCTGGGCGGCGCGATCGGCGTGGGCATCGGCCTGGGCCTGCAGCAACTGGCGGCCAACTATGTCAGCGGCTTTGTCATTCTGGCCGAGCGCAGCGTGCGCATTGGCGACAACGTGCGCGTCGATACCTTTGAGGGCCGCATCACCAACATCAATGCCCGCTACACCCTGATCCGCTCGACTTCCGGTCGCGAGTCCATCGTGCCCAACGCGATGATGACGGCCCAGCGGGTGGAAAACCTCTCGCTGGCCGATACACGGGTGTGGCTGTCCACGGTGGTATCCGTCGGCTACGAGAGTGACGTGGATCTGGTGATGCGCCTGCTGGTCGATGCCGCAGCCCGGTGCCCGCGCGTGCTGCGCGATCCCGCGCCCGCCGCGGCGCTGTCGGCGTTCGGCGCCGACGGCCTGGAGTTCACGGTGGGCTTCTGGATTTCAGACCCCGAGAACGGCCAGCTCGGCCTGCGCTCGCAGATCAATCTGGCGATCCTGCGCTCGCTGCGCGAGCACCACATCGACATTCCGTACCCGCAGCGGGTGGTTCACGTCAAGCCAAACTGA
- a CDS encoding histone deacetylase family protein, with protein MNKTGYFTHPECRKHEMGPGHPECPERLDAIADRLLVTGVRDALDLREAPAAPLADIELAHDRMYVASLRGLSDGLKEEILAGGPAYAQVDPDTAMNEHTWDAALHAAGAVLAATDAVVAGELENAFCAIRPPGHHACRSKAMGFCFFNNVAIGAKYALERHGLKRVAIVDFDVHHGNGTEDILSGDDRVLMVGFFQHPFYPYTGTEFPADNMVNVPVPAYTRGMAIRELIDIVWLPRLDAFKPEMIFMSAGFDAHREDDMGQLGLTEQDYAWITWRIKEMARRHARGRIVSCLEGGYNLNALARSVEAHLRVLADV; from the coding sequence GTGAACAAGACGGGCTATTTCACCCACCCCGAGTGCCGCAAGCATGAAATGGGGCCCGGTCACCCCGAATGCCCCGAGCGCCTCGACGCGATTGCCGACCGGCTGCTGGTCACGGGGGTCCGCGATGCGCTGGATTTGCGCGAGGCGCCGGCAGCTCCGCTGGCCGACATCGAGCTGGCGCATGACCGGATGTATGTGGCGTCCTTGCGCGGCCTCTCCGACGGGCTCAAGGAAGAAATTCTGGCCGGCGGCCCCGCCTATGCCCAAGTGGACCCGGATACGGCCATGAACGAGCACACCTGGGATGCGGCGCTGCATGCGGCCGGGGCGGTACTGGCGGCGACCGACGCGGTGGTGGCGGGTGAACTGGAAAACGCGTTTTGCGCGATACGCCCGCCCGGGCACCATGCCTGTCGCAGCAAGGCCATGGGATTCTGCTTTTTCAACAACGTGGCCATCGGCGCCAAATATGCGCTGGAGCGGCATGGCCTGAAGCGCGTCGCGATCGTGGACTTCGACGTGCACCATGGCAACGGCACCGAGGACATCCTGAGCGGCGACGACCGGGTGCTGATGGTGGGTTTCTTTCAGCACCCGTTTTACCCTTATACCGGCACCGAATTCCCGGCCGACAACATGGTGAATGTGCCGGTGCCGGCCTACACGCGCGGCATGGCCATCCGCGAGTTGATCGACATCGTCTGGCTGCCGCGCCTGGACGCCTTCAAGCCCGAGATGATTTTCATGAGTGCCGGCTTCGACGCGCACCGCGAGGACGACATGGGCCAGCTCGGCCTGACCGAGCAGGACTATGCCTGGATCACCTGGCGCATCAAGGAGATGGCCCGGCGCCACGCCAGGGGCCGCATCGTCTCCTGCCTGGAAGGTGGCTATAACCTGAATGCACTGGCGCGCAGTGTGGAAGCGCACCTGCGTGTGCTGGCCGACGTTTGA
- a CDS encoding AAA family ATPase: MQHQEKLKSLLNQLNTVIVGKSAQVQDCVACLLAGGHLLIEDVPGVGKTTLAHALARAFGLHFSRVQFTADLMPSDLSGVSIYERGKEAFVFHPGPIFAQVLLADEINRASPKTQSALLEAMEEKQVTVEGETRALPSPFFVIATQNPHDQLGTYALPESQLDRFLMRISLGYPDRTAERQLLTGSDRRDMVEALPGMLTLDDLHSLQQQVLQVHAAEPLLNYVQDLVAATRSGRWFAMGLSPRAGIAVLRAAKAQALLCGRDYAAPDDVQAILAQTVAHRLTPVGDAGRGSVEQVRAMIEAVQLP; the protein is encoded by the coding sequence ATGCAGCACCAGGAAAAACTCAAATCGCTTCTGAATCAGCTTAACACGGTGATTGTCGGCAAATCGGCCCAGGTCCAGGACTGCGTGGCCTGCCTGCTGGCGGGCGGGCACCTGTTGATCGAGGACGTCCCCGGGGTCGGCAAGACCACGCTGGCCCATGCGCTGGCGCGCGCCTTCGGCCTGCATTTTTCGCGCGTGCAGTTCACCGCCGACCTGATGCCCAGCGACTTGTCGGGCGTATCGATCTACGAGCGCGGCAAGGAAGCCTTCGTGTTCCACCCCGGCCCGATCTTCGCGCAGGTGCTGCTGGCCGACGAGATCAACCGCGCCAGCCCAAAAACCCAGAGCGCGCTGCTGGAAGCCATGGAGGAAAAGCAGGTCACCGTGGAGGGCGAAACCCGCGCCCTGCCCTCGCCGTTTTTCGTGATCGCCACGCAAAATCCGCACGACCAGCTCGGCACCTATGCGCTGCCCGAGTCGCAGCTCGACCGTTTCCTGATGCGCATCTCGCTGGGCTATCCGGACCGCACCGCCGAGCGCCAGCTGCTGACCGGCAGCGACCGGCGCGACATGGTGGAGGCGTTGCCCGGCATGCTCACGCTGGATGATCTGCACAGCCTGCAGCAGCAGGTGCTGCAGGTGCATGCGGCCGAGCCGCTGCTCAACTACGTGCAGGATCTGGTCGCCGCCACGCGCTCGGGCCGCTGGTTCGCCATGGGCCTGTCCCCGCGCGCCGGCATTGCCGTGCTGCGCGCCGCCAAGGCCCAGGCGCTCCTGTGCGGGCGCGACTACGCCGCGCCGGACGACGTGCAGGCCATCCTGGCGCAGACCGTGGCGCACCGCCTGACCCCGGTGGGCGACGCCGGGCGCGGTTCGGTGGAGCAGGTGCGCGCCATGATCGAGGCCGTGCAGTTGCCGTGA
- a CDS encoding DUF58 domain-containing protein, whose translation MNPAVFNPFTFARHRFRQWWQARLPLSDSITLTQRNVYILPTRAGFMLGATLAVLLVASINYQLNLGYLLTFLLAGSAVVGMYVCHGTLRGITMNLIAPGECFMGTSALFDINLVSRRRSVRHGIGLSVLGAHHWAWTDVPAQGSATVQVAFQPGQRGLHRAPTLTAETRFPLGTFRVWTIWRPAAQVLVYPKPEAFAPPLPAGEPRSGGPAATQVQGGTEFDGVRAYRRGDPLKRVVWKQAAKALARGSDELVSRDTEQAQRYELWLDLAQAGPRSTEHRLSRLCAWVLAADRLGIDYGLRLPGVEIQPDSGPGHRKRCLEALALC comes from the coding sequence ATGAACCCTGCCGTCTTCAACCCGTTCACGTTCGCGCGGCACCGCTTTCGCCAGTGGTGGCAGGCGCGGCTGCCGCTGTCGGACAGCATCACGCTGACCCAGCGCAACGTCTACATCCTGCCGACGCGAGCCGGTTTCATGCTGGGCGCGACCCTGGCGGTGCTGCTGGTGGCCTCCATCAACTACCAGCTCAACCTGGGCTATTTGCTGACTTTCCTGCTGGCCGGCAGCGCCGTGGTGGGCATGTACGTGTGCCACGGCACGCTGCGCGGCATTACTATGAACTTGATAGCGCCCGGAGAATGTTTCATGGGGACTAGCGCCCTGTTTGATATCAATCTTGTGAGCCGGCGTCGGTCCGTGCGGCACGGCATTGGCCTGTCCGTGCTGGGCGCCCATCACTGGGCCTGGACCGACGTGCCGGCGCAGGGCAGCGCCACGGTACAGGTGGCCTTCCAGCCCGGTCAGCGCGGCCTGCACCGCGCGCCCACGCTGACTGCCGAAACCCGCTTCCCACTGGGCACGTTCCGCGTCTGGACGATATGGCGGCCCGCCGCACAAGTGCTGGTCTATCCCAAGCCCGAAGCTTTTGCACCGCCGTTGCCCGCGGGCGAACCGCGCTCGGGCGGCCCGGCTGCAACGCAGGTACAAGGCGGCACGGAGTTCGATGGTGTGCGGGCCTACCGGCGCGGCGACCCCTTGAAGCGCGTGGTCTGGAAACAGGCCGCCAAAGCGCTGGCCCGCGGCTCTGATGAGCTCGTCAGCCGCGACACCGAGCAGGCCCAGCGCTATGAGCTGTGGCTGGACCTGGCGCAGGCAGGTCCGCGCAGCACCGAGCACCGGCTCTCGCGGCTGTGTGCCTGGGTGCTGGCGGCAGACCGGCTCGGGATCGACTACGGGTTGCGACTGCCGGGGGTGGAAATCCAGCCGGATAGCGGTCCCGGGCATCGCAAGCGGTGCCTGGAGGCGCTGGCGTTATGTTGA
- a CDS encoding transglutaminaseTgpA domain-containing protein: protein MLTRLSTLPREARDTLFLLAVIGWVVLPQVGRLPLWCSALAAGVLVWRGWLAFTSRPLPGNWWLLGLLAVAIGATLLTHRTLLGRDAGVTLIVVLLALKTLELRARRDAFVIFFLGFFTMLTNFFFSQSLLTAAAMLVALLGLLTALVNAHMPVGKPPLAQAAKTASWMALLGAPIMAVLFVLFPRLAPLWGIPSDAMSGRSGLSASMQVGNIASLALDDSIAMRIRFEGPVPPQSDLYFRGPVLAAFDGREWRRQASRLDAGLAPRTRAPADLQVFGSAIRYEVTLEPTNRPWLFVLDAADQKPELPGYELTMTPDLQWRTDRPLTDIVRYRATSHVDYRQGPQRATAGLRDDVALPAGFNPRTLALAAEIRRNPRYANADTAALVGVVLARLRSGGYTYTLEPGVYGPNSADEFWFDRKQGFCEHIASAFVVLMRALGVPARVVTGYQGGERNSLDGFWVVRQSDAHAWAEVWLAGRGWVRVDPTAAVAPGRIGTLARLQAPRGFIASAIGGVSPDLALDLRAMWDAMNNGWNQWVLNYTQSKQLGLLKNLGFDSPSWEDLSYVLIGIIVLVSLCIAAWTLWERRQHDPWLRLLESARTKLRESGLDLAPTTPPRQMADAVQLRFGSAATALAQWLLQLEAQRYARNPHGSLATLQRAFKQLHWPR, encoded by the coding sequence ATGCTGACCCGCCTCTCCACTCTGCCCCGCGAGGCCCGCGACACCCTGTTCCTGCTGGCGGTCATCGGCTGGGTCGTCCTGCCGCAGGTGGGCCGTCTGCCGCTGTGGTGCAGCGCGCTGGCCGCCGGCGTGCTGGTCTGGCGCGGCTGGCTCGCGTTCACCTCGCGCCCGCTGCCGGGCAACTGGTGGCTGCTCGGCCTGCTGGCCGTGGCGATCGGCGCCACGCTGCTCACGCACCGCACGCTGCTGGGGCGCGACGCCGGCGTGACGCTGATCGTCGTGCTGCTGGCGCTCAAGACGCTGGAGCTGCGCGCGCGCCGCGACGCCTTCGTGATCTTCTTTCTGGGCTTCTTCACGATGCTCACCAACTTCTTTTTCTCGCAGTCGCTGCTCACCGCCGCGGCGATGCTGGTGGCGCTGCTGGGCTTGCTGACGGCGCTGGTCAATGCCCACATGCCAGTGGGCAAACCACCGCTGGCGCAGGCCGCCAAAACCGCCAGCTGGATGGCGCTGCTGGGCGCGCCCATCATGGCCGTGCTGTTCGTGCTGTTCCCGCGGCTGGCGCCGCTGTGGGGCATTCCGAGCGACGCCATGAGCGGGCGCAGCGGGCTCTCGGCCAGCATGCAGGTCGGCAACATCGCGAGCCTGGCGCTGGACGACAGCATTGCCATGCGCATCCGGTTTGAAGGGCCGGTGCCGCCGCAATCCGACCTGTACTTTCGCGGCCCGGTGCTGGCCGCGTTCGACGGCCGCGAATGGCGACGTCAGGCGTCACGCCTTGATGCCGGCCTGGCACCGCGAACGCGCGCGCCTGCCGATCTGCAGGTATTTGGCAGCGCGATCAGGTACGAGGTCACGCTGGAACCGACGAATCGACCTTGGCTGTTCGTGCTCGACGCGGCCGATCAAAAACCCGAGCTACCCGGCTACGAGCTGACGATGACGCCCGACCTGCAATGGCGCACCGACCGCCCCCTCACCGACATCGTGCGCTACCGCGCCACGAGCCATGTCGATTATCGACAGGGGCCGCAGCGCGCCACGGCCGGCTTGCGGGACGATGTCGCGCTGCCCGCCGGCTTCAACCCGCGCACGCTGGCGCTGGCCGCCGAGATCCGGCGCAACCCGCGCTATGCCAATGCCGACACGGCCGCACTGGTGGGCGTGGTGCTGGCGCGCCTGCGCAGCGGCGGCTACACCTACACGCTGGAGCCCGGCGTGTACGGCCCGAACAGCGCCGACGAATTCTGGTTCGACCGCAAGCAGGGTTTTTGCGAACACATCGCGTCCGCTTTCGTGGTGCTGATGCGCGCGCTGGGTGTGCCGGCCCGCGTGGTCACCGGCTACCAGGGCGGCGAGCGCAACAGCCTCGACGGTTTCTGGGTCGTGCGCCAGAGCGACGCCCACGCCTGGGCCGAGGTCTGGCTGGCCGGGCGCGGCTGGGTGCGCGTGGACCCGACCGCCGCCGTGGCGCCCGGGCGCATCGGCACGCTGGCGCGGCTGCAGGCGCCGCGCGGATTCATCGCCTCGGCCATCGGCGGCGTCAGCCCCGACCTGGCGCTGGACCTGCGCGCCATGTGGGACGCGATGAACAACGGCTGGAACCAGTGGGTGCTGAACTACACGCAGAGCAAGCAGTTGGGCCTGCTCAAGAACCTCGGCTTCGACTCGCCCAGTTGGGAAGACCTGAGCTACGTGTTGATCGGCATCATCGTGTTGGTGAGTCTGTGCATCGCCGCCTGGACGCTGTGGGAGCGGCGCCAGCACGACCCCTGGCTGCGCCTGCTCGAGAGCGCCCGCACGAAGTTGCGGGAGTCCGGGCTCGACCTTGCGCCGACCACGCCGCCGCGGCAAATGGCCGACGCCGTACAACTGCGCTTTGGCAGTGCCGCCACGGCCCTGGCGCAATGGCTGCTGCAGCTCGAGGCGCAGCGTTATGCGAGAAACCCGCACGGCTCTCTGGCTACACTGCAACGCGCATTCAAACAACTCCACTGGCCCCGCTGA
- the mltB gene encoding lytic murein transglycosylase B has product MSRFIPFTLVFIAACALSTGATAQKPLRIKVQAATASGPTQGPAYATRDDAMRTADDIAQRRNLDPAWVRQAIGQACYLPNVARLMLPAPKGAAKNWQVYRSRFIDPIRIRAGVRFWQANRDALARAEQEYGVPPEIIVGIIGVETIYGQQMGSFRVIDALATLAFDFPAAHPRAAVRSEFFKGELEQFLTLSSRTGVDPLAPLGSYAGAMGMPQFMPSSWRRFAVDFDGDGRIDLSGSAVDAIGSVANYFRAFGWHPGMPATYPVSFDPARLDLAALLAPDILPTFSVAGFMAKGAVLQGDALKNPGPLALIELENGDDGPTYVAGTENFYVITRYNQSSYYAMAVLELGQQVAAAMKGGL; this is encoded by the coding sequence ATGTCGAGATTCATTCCATTCACTCTTGTTTTTATAGCGGCTTGCGCACTGTCCACGGGGGCTACAGCCCAAAAACCCTTGAGAATCAAGGTACAGGCCGCGACCGCCAGCGGCCCCACACAAGGCCCCGCCTATGCCACCCGTGATGATGCCATGCGCACCGCCGACGACATCGCGCAGCGCCGCAACCTCGACCCCGCGTGGGTGCGCCAGGCGATCGGCCAGGCCTGCTATTTGCCGAACGTGGCGCGCCTCATGCTGCCGGCACCAAAGGGCGCTGCCAAGAACTGGCAGGTGTACCGCAGCCGCTTCATCGACCCCATCCGGATCCGCGCCGGCGTGCGCTTCTGGCAAGCCAACCGCGATGCATTGGCGCGCGCCGAGCAGGAATATGGCGTGCCACCCGAAATCATCGTCGGCATCATCGGCGTGGAGACCATCTACGGCCAGCAAATGGGCAGCTTTCGCGTGATCGACGCGCTGGCCACGCTGGCGTTCGACTTCCCGGCCGCGCACCCGCGGGCCGCGGTGCGCAGTGAATTCTTCAAGGGCGAGCTCGAACAGTTTTTGACGCTGAGCAGTCGCACCGGCGTGGACCCGTTGGCGCCACTGGGCAGCTACGCCGGCGCCATGGGCATGCCGCAGTTCATGCCATCGAGCTGGCGCCGTTTCGCCGTGGACTTCGATGGCGACGGCAGGATCGATCTGTCTGGCAGCGCGGTTGACGCCATCGGCTCGGTGGCCAACTACTTCCGCGCGTTCGGCTGGCACCCGGGCATGCCGGCCACCTATCCTGTGAGTTTTGATCCCGCCAGGCTCGACCTGGCCGCCCTGCTGGCGCCCGACATCCTGCCCACCTTCAGCGTCGCCGGCTTCATGGCCAAAGGCGCCGTCCTGCAAGGCGATGCGCTCAAGAACCCCGGCCCTCTGGCATTGATCGAACTGGAAAACGGCGATGACGGGCCCACCTATGTGGCCGGCACCGAGAACTTCTACGTGATCACGCGCTACAACCAGTCCAGCTACTACGCGATGGCGGTACTGGAGCTGGGGCAGCAGGTGGCGGCCGCAATGAAGGGCGGGCTGTAA
- a CDS encoding EthD domain-containing protein, with protein MNVRMGLIRKKADWTTEDFQAYWRSQHGPLAARAPNLRGYWQNAVTDRLQRGIDFARGPWDFDGFSQLWFDDAKQARHAFTDSDLAAALIADENHFLGDLHIITAQQVEVVAVPAEPARGKLLKRISTLRRRMDVTEGDFRREWKVHGDLVREMPGVSGYRQNVVVERELIKGQPCGYDQLPIDGIVELWFENPETLEAAFSSPQGQRTMAHAKTFLAEITAFLVVERRIV; from the coding sequence ATGAACGTGAGAATGGGCTTGATCCGCAAGAAGGCGGATTGGACGACAGAGGATTTCCAGGCATATTGGCGCAGCCAGCACGGACCGCTCGCCGCGCGCGCGCCGAATCTGCGCGGCTACTGGCAGAACGCCGTAACCGATCGACTTCAGCGAGGCATCGACTTCGCACGGGGGCCCTGGGATTTCGATGGCTTCTCGCAGCTGTGGTTTGACGATGCAAAACAGGCGCGTCACGCTTTCACCGACAGCGATCTCGCAGCGGCGCTTATCGCTGACGAGAATCACTTCCTTGGCGATCTGCACATCATTACCGCGCAGCAAGTTGAGGTCGTGGCCGTTCCCGCGGAGCCCGCCCGCGGCAAATTGCTGAAGCGGATCTCGACGTTGCGGAGGCGCATGGACGTCACTGAAGGCGACTTTCGGCGCGAGTGGAAAGTCCACGGTGACCTGGTGCGCGAGATGCCAGGCGTGAGCGGCTACCGGCAGAACGTGGTGGTCGAACGCGAGTTGATAAAAGGCCAGCCCTGCGGCTACGACCAGCTCCCGATCGACGGTATCGTCGAACTCTGGTTTGAAAACCCCGAGACGCTGGAAGCGGCTTTCTCCTCCCCTCAAGGTCAGCGGACGATGGCTCACGCGAAGACGTTTCTGGCCGAGATCACGGCATTCCTGGTGGTCGAACGCAGGATTGTTTGA
- a CDS encoding NADH:flavin oxidoreductase/NADH oxidase, with protein sequence MTTIDPLLFHPMQLRELVLSNRIVISPMCQHAAEAGHATPWHLVHLGKFALGGAGLILTESTAVDPRGRIGTADLGLWKDSQVKPLKAVVDFVHANGGAIGVQLAHAGRKAGSQPLWEGGAALSEARLASDEEPWQRLGPSALPAGPGWSAPAVLDHEGIANIVQSFVDATARAERAGFDVVELHFGHGYLVASFLSPNANHRIDEWGGSLDGRMRLALDIARRVRLAWPAHKPLFCRLSAVDGSVDGWSLDDSIVLARELAQCGVDVIDCSSGGLTEETRALPVPRGLGFQVPFSERIRHEAKVRTQAVGMIVDAQQAEDVLAQGKADLIALGREALFDPYWPHHAAVALGVDPAYKRWPVRHGVWLAKRAPGLARARIEAARNLIASTTNQE encoded by the coding sequence ATGACCACCATCGATCCCTTGCTCTTCCACCCCATGCAACTACGCGAACTCGTTCTGAGCAACCGCATCGTAATCTCACCGATGTGCCAGCATGCGGCCGAAGCGGGCCACGCAACGCCGTGGCATCTGGTTCATCTCGGTAAATTCGCGCTCGGCGGAGCCGGACTGATCCTCACCGAAAGCACTGCAGTCGATCCACGCGGTCGCATCGGCACCGCCGATCTCGGCTTGTGGAAAGACAGCCAGGTCAAGCCACTGAAGGCCGTCGTCGATTTCGTTCATGCCAACGGCGGCGCAATCGGTGTGCAACTGGCCCATGCCGGCCGCAAGGCCGGCAGCCAGCCGCTGTGGGAGGGCGGCGCAGCCCTGAGCGAAGCGCGACTCGCGAGCGACGAAGAGCCATGGCAGCGGCTGGGTCCCAGCGCGCTACCGGCGGGGCCGGGATGGTCCGCCCCCGCGGTGCTGGATCACGAGGGCATCGCGAATATCGTTCAGAGCTTTGTCGATGCGACTGCGAGGGCGGAGCGGGCAGGCTTTGATGTGGTTGAGCTGCACTTCGGTCACGGCTACCTCGTCGCAAGCTTCCTGTCTCCCAACGCGAATCACCGTATCGACGAATGGGGCGGCAGCCTGGACGGGCGTATGCGCCTGGCGCTCGACATCGCGCGCAGGGTGCGCTTGGCGTGGCCGGCGCACAAGCCACTCTTCTGTCGCCTCTCGGCGGTCGATGGCAGTGTCGATGGCTGGAGCCTCGATGACTCCATCGTGCTGGCGCGCGAGCTCGCCCAATGCGGCGTAGACGTCATCGATTGTTCGTCCGGCGGCTTGACCGAAGAGACGCGTGCGCTGCCGGTGCCGCGCGGGCTGGGTTTTCAGGTGCCGTTCTCCGAGCGGATTCGTCACGAAGCAAAAGTCAGGACGCAAGCCGTCGGAATGATCGTCGATGCGCAGCAGGCGGAGGATGTACTGGCGCAAGGCAAGGCGGACCTGATTGCCCTCGGCCGCGAAGCCCTCTTCGATCCCTATTGGCCGCACCACGCCGCCGTCGCCCTTGGTGTCGATCCCGCATACAAGCGCTGGCCTGTCCGTCACGGCGTCTGGCTGGCGAAGCGCGCGCCAGGTCTGGCCCGTGCGCGTATCGAGGCAGCCAGAAATTTAATCGCATCAACCACCAACCAGGAGTGA